One part of the Sporosarcina ureae genome encodes these proteins:
- a CDS encoding DUF368 domain-containing protein, with protein sequence MEWRNLYRGFLMGISDLVPGVSGGTIAFILGIYDQLLISISGFFSKDWKKHIGFLLPLGIGMGATIVLFSKVISYLLKHYHEPTQYFFLGLIIGVIPFVSKQAGLKQNFKLHHIILMLLVAAALASTAFLNPIAPITITHLTVKSTIILFLSGWAGSMAMLLPGVSGSFVLLLLGVYATVITAISDFNIPIIIATGCGIVFGFIISSKVIRYLLSHFHTGMFAVIIGLILGSIFVIFPGMPESGTPFVMSVIAIVLGLLIANILNGVGDKA encoded by the coding sequence ATGGAATGGAGAAATTTATATCGTGGTTTTTTGATGGGAATCAGTGACTTGGTTCCTGGAGTTAGTGGCGGAACAATTGCATTCATATTAGGGATCTATGATCAGTTACTCATCTCGATTAGTGGATTTTTTAGTAAGGACTGGAAGAAGCATATCGGATTTCTTCTACCTCTTGGTATCGGGATGGGCGCAACGATCGTTCTATTCAGTAAGGTCATCTCATATTTGCTGAAGCATTATCACGAACCTACTCAGTACTTCTTTTTAGGATTAATTATTGGTGTCATTCCATTTGTTTCAAAGCAAGCAGGCTTAAAACAAAATTTTAAATTACATCATATAATATTAATGCTACTAGTGGCCGCAGCATTGGCTTCTACCGCTTTTTTGAATCCTATTGCTCCAATAACTATTACACATCTAACAGTTAAGAGTACTATCATCTTATTCCTTTCAGGATGGGCAGGCAGTATGGCAATGCTATTACCAGGAGTAAGTGGATCATTCGTTTTGCTGTTGCTAGGCGTTTATGCGACGGTCATTACGGCAATATCAGACTTTAATATACCGATTATCATTGCAACAGGATGCGGAATCGTATTTGGATTTATCATTAGCAGTAAAGTCATACGTTATTTACTTTCCCATTTCCACACGGGAATGTTTGCTGTCATCATAGGATTAATCCTAGGGTCGATTTTCGTAATTTTCCCAGGAATGCCTGAGAGTGGTACACCGTTCGTCATGAGTGTAATCG